One Amycolatopsis thermophila DNA segment encodes these proteins:
- a CDS encoding oxygenase MpaB family protein, with protein sequence MDERLPDPELFRQGGFRLAQKLFVKDDIRGTERQLRRFRAFAQAEDPPADAVVALFHRLPPGQGRRLFETALRQGVAALDNPPRELVDFFETVEATPYWVDPARLDRGAKAIIRTGVLGLFPLGDMSLMGGYLASRATKSLVGTGEIERMASQRLVETALWWMDVTTPGALAVHSTGYASALRVRLVHAHVRAAMHRRPDWDYDEWDKPINQVQTAGTLLLFSLVFVHGTQLLGIRFSERERADILHLWRYVGWLLGIDEALLPATEDDAWRLFWLLASTEFIPDEDSKRLAKALIDSHAAIGEGRGAVGKVLSHLSVAVHSSISRLVLGKVNADFLEIPNDPIAQGAVLAVAAGNFAAETARRLIPGATALQEYLGTLERRRYVERLGKIFKVDPTYARHMRAA encoded by the coding sequence ATGGACGAGCGGCTCCCGGATCCCGAGCTGTTCCGTCAGGGCGGCTTCCGCTTGGCGCAGAAGCTCTTCGTGAAGGACGACATCCGCGGGACGGAGCGCCAACTGCGCCGGTTCCGCGCGTTCGCCCAGGCCGAGGATCCCCCAGCCGACGCCGTCGTCGCCCTGTTCCACCGGCTTCCTCCCGGGCAGGGGCGGCGGCTGTTCGAGACTGCGCTCCGCCAGGGCGTCGCCGCGCTCGACAACCCGCCTCGGGAACTCGTCGACTTCTTCGAGACCGTCGAGGCCACCCCGTACTGGGTCGATCCCGCCCGCCTCGACCGCGGCGCCAAGGCGATCATCCGCACCGGGGTGCTCGGCCTGTTCCCCCTTGGCGACATGTCGCTCATGGGCGGCTACCTCGCCTCGCGCGCGACGAAATCGCTCGTCGGGACCGGGGAGATCGAGCGCATGGCCAGCCAGCGCCTCGTCGAGACCGCCCTGTGGTGGATGGACGTCACGACGCCCGGCGCACTCGCCGTCCACAGCACCGGCTACGCGTCCGCCCTGCGGGTCCGGCTCGTGCACGCCCACGTCCGCGCCGCCATGCACCGGCGCCCCGACTGGGACTACGACGAGTGGGACAAGCCGATCAACCAGGTCCAGACCGCCGGTACGCTCCTGCTGTTCTCCCTCGTCTTCGTCCACGGCACGCAACTGCTCGGCATCCGCTTCAGCGAGCGCGAGCGGGCCGACATCCTGCACCTGTGGCGCTACGTCGGCTGGCTGCTGGGCATCGACGAGGCACTCCTGCCGGCCACCGAGGACGACGCGTGGCGCCTGTTCTGGCTGCTCGCGTCCACCGAGTTCATACCCGACGAAGACTCCAAGCGCCTCGCCAAAGCCCTGATCGACTCGCACGCCGCGATCGGCGAGGGGCGCGGCGCCGTGGGCAAGGTCCTGTCGCACCTGTCCGTCGCCGTGCACTCCTCGATCAGCCGCCTGGTCCTCGGCAAGGTCAACGCGGACTTCCTCGAGATCCCCAACGACCCGATCGCGCAGGGCGCCGTTCTCGCTGTCGCCGCGGGCAACTTCGCCGCCGAGACCGCCCGGCGGCTCATCCCCGGCGCGACGGCGTTGCAGGAGTACCTCGGCACGCTCGAACGCCGCCGCTACGTCGAGCGCCTCGGCAAGATCTTCAAGGTCGATCCCACCTACGCCCGGCACATGCGAGCGGCCTAG
- a CDS encoding fumarylacetoacetate hydrolase family protein, translated as MELMRLGERGAERPAVRHDGGLFDLSSVTADVTGDFLADGGLDRVRAELAAGSLPVVADPGRRIGAPVAKPGAVICIGQNYAAHAAESGSAPPERPIIFFKHPNTVVGPDDDVLIPPGATKVDWEVELAVVIGKQARYLSSPGEALAHVAGYAIGNDVSERSLQIEQSGGQWSKGKSAETFNPLGPWLATDIEDPQKLGLRSWVNGEPRQNSTTADMIFSVAQLVFDLSQYLVLDPGDVINTGTPEGVALSGRYPYLRPGDVVELEIDGLGRQRQLIR; from the coding sequence GTGGAACTGATGCGACTCGGTGAGCGTGGCGCCGAACGGCCCGCGGTGCGCCACGACGGTGGCTTGTTCGACCTGAGCTCGGTGACGGCGGACGTGACCGGCGATTTCCTGGCCGACGGCGGGCTGGACCGCGTCCGGGCCGAACTGGCCGCCGGTTCGCTGCCCGTGGTGGCGGACCCGGGCCGGCGGATCGGCGCGCCGGTCGCCAAGCCCGGCGCGGTGATCTGCATCGGGCAGAACTACGCCGCCCACGCCGCCGAGTCCGGCTCCGCGCCGCCCGAACGGCCGATCATCTTCTTCAAGCACCCGAACACGGTGGTCGGCCCGGACGACGACGTGCTGATCCCGCCCGGCGCGACGAAGGTCGACTGGGAGGTCGAGCTGGCGGTGGTGATCGGGAAGCAGGCGCGGTACCTGTCCTCGCCCGGGGAGGCGCTGGCGCACGTGGCCGGGTACGCGATCGGCAACGACGTGTCGGAGCGGTCGCTGCAGATCGAGCAGTCCGGCGGGCAGTGGTCGAAGGGCAAGAGCGCCGAGACGTTCAACCCGCTGGGCCCGTGGCTGGCGACGGACATCGAGGACCCGCAGAAGCTCGGGCTGCGGTCGTGGGTCAACGGCGAGCCGCGCCAGAACTCGACGACCGCGGACATGATCTTCTCGGTGGCGCAGCTGGTGTTCGACCTGTCGCAGTACCTGGTCCTCGACCCGGGCGACGTGATCAACACGGGCACCCCGGAGGGCGTCGCGCTGAGCGGCCGCTACCCGTACCTGCGGCCGGGCGACGTGGTCGAGCTCGAGATCGACGGCCTGGGCAGGCAACGCCAACTGATCCGGTGA
- a CDS encoding MFS transporter yields the protein MTSREAIGASAVEDGGTISRQQWRWSVLAGMASYLDAGSIVALGAGLALFQSYLGLSDGAVGALAAIGPNAIGCAIGAFIGGRLGDKLGRKRIYKYDLLVYAAGILCIALAVNAPMLFIGTFVVGVAVGADVPTSLALVGEFSPSKARGKLLGFTQVAWNVGPVIVLLLSLALTPLDLLGTRIVFLHLFVVALVTWALRRGLSESARWTSASSTREVKYQLKALFRGAHLKALLFTAIVYVFWNIAAGTGGIFTPYVIKTLNAGSQAASVALSCAGFVIGILVTTLVFMKFADRSHSTRKWMWGIGAVMQIVAYGIYVVLPFNIPVIIANIVLFGVGCSLAGEAFYKVWSQELFPTMLRGTAQGFTFGVARTMLGVWSFFLPTLASGGFTLAGGLLTLFLVISGAVGFFFMPNTSGKSLEQIEAERATA from the coding sequence ATGACCTCACGCGAAGCGATCGGGGCCAGTGCCGTCGAGGACGGCGGGACGATCAGCCGCCAGCAGTGGCGGTGGTCGGTGCTGGCCGGCATGGCCTCCTACCTGGACGCCGGTTCGATCGTCGCACTCGGCGCCGGACTGGCCCTGTTCCAGAGCTACCTGGGCCTGTCCGACGGCGCGGTGGGCGCGCTCGCCGCGATCGGGCCGAACGCCATCGGCTGCGCGATCGGCGCGTTCATCGGCGGCCGCCTCGGCGACAAGCTGGGCCGGAAACGGATCTACAAGTACGACCTGCTCGTCTACGCGGCCGGCATCCTGTGCATCGCGCTCGCGGTCAACGCGCCGATGCTGTTCATCGGCACGTTCGTCGTCGGCGTGGCGGTGGGTGCCGACGTGCCCACGTCACTGGCGCTGGTCGGCGAGTTCTCCCCGTCCAAGGCGCGCGGGAAACTCCTCGGCTTCACGCAGGTCGCCTGGAACGTCGGCCCGGTGATCGTGCTGCTGCTGTCGCTGGCGCTGACCCCGCTGGACCTGCTCGGCACGCGGATCGTGTTCCTGCACCTGTTCGTCGTCGCCCTGGTGACCTGGGCGCTGCGGCGCGGGCTGTCCGAATCGGCCCGCTGGACCTCGGCCTCGTCCACCAGGGAAGTCAAGTACCAGCTGAAAGCGCTCTTCCGCGGCGCGCACCTCAAGGCCCTGCTGTTCACCGCGATCGTCTACGTGTTCTGGAACATCGCGGCCGGCACCGGCGGCATCTTCACGCCCTACGTCATCAAGACCCTCAACGCGGGCAGCCAGGCGGCCAGCGTCGCGTTGTCCTGCGCCGGGTTCGTGATCGGCATCCTGGTCACCACCCTGGTGTTCATGAAGTTCGCCGACCGCAGCCACAGCACGCGCAAGTGGATGTGGGGCATCGGCGCGGTGATGCAGATCGTGGCCTACGGCATCTACGTGGTGCTGCCGTTCAACATCCCGGTGATCATCGCGAACATCGTGTTGTTCGGCGTCGGCTGCTCGCTCGCCGGTGAGGCGTTCTACAAGGTGTGGAGCCAGGAACTGTTCCCGACGATGCTGCGCGGCACCGCCCAGGGCTTCACCTTCGGCGTGGCGCGCACGATGCTCGGCGTGTGGAGCTTCTTCCTGCCGACGCTGGCCAGCGGTGGGTTCACCCTCGCCGGCGGCCTGCTCACGCTGTTCCTGGTGATCAGCGGGGCGGTCGGGTTCTTCTTCATGCCGAACACCTCCGGCAAGTCGCTGGAGCAGATCGAGGCGGAGCGCGCGACCGCATGA
- the dusB gene encoding tRNA dihydrouridine synthase DusB, whose protein sequence is MEGVTATLSKPALKIGPYEVDPPVVLAPMAGITNVAFRRLCQEYGAGIYVCEMITARAVVERHPGTMHMMTFGEHEHPRSMQLYGVDPKTMREAVKIIVGEGLADHIDSNFGCPVAKVTRKGGGAALPYKRKLFAQIVRASVEAADAAGVPFTVKFRIGIDDDHHTFLDAGRIAEAEGAAAVSLHARTAAQRYSGKADWSAVARLKEAVQTIPVLGNGDIFTADDALRMVAETGCDGVVVGRGCLGRPWLFGELEAAFAGRPVPEGPNLGEVARVLRRHAELLVQHDGPAKAMRDLRKHMAWYFMGFPVGSELRRRFALVSTMEELDELIAQLDHTAPFPADALGPRGRQGSPGKVTLPHGWLDNPDDDLVPEAEDMHSGG, encoded by the coding sequence ATGGAGGGCGTGACCGCGACCCTGAGCAAGCCCGCGCTGAAGATCGGCCCGTACGAGGTCGATCCGCCGGTGGTGCTCGCGCCCATGGCCGGCATCACGAACGTCGCCTTCCGGCGGTTGTGCCAGGAGTACGGCGCCGGCATCTACGTGTGCGAGATGATCACCGCGCGCGCCGTCGTCGAGCGCCATCCGGGCACGATGCACATGATGACGTTCGGCGAGCACGAACACCCCAGGTCGATGCAGCTGTACGGGGTCGACCCGAAGACCATGCGGGAAGCGGTCAAGATCATCGTCGGTGAGGGCCTGGCGGACCACATCGACAGCAACTTCGGCTGCCCGGTCGCCAAGGTCACCCGCAAGGGTGGCGGCGCGGCGCTGCCGTACAAGCGGAAGCTGTTCGCCCAGATCGTGCGCGCCTCGGTGGAGGCGGCCGACGCCGCGGGCGTCCCGTTCACGGTCAAGTTCCGCATCGGCATCGACGACGACCACCACACGTTCCTCGACGCCGGCCGCATCGCCGAGGCCGAGGGCGCGGCGGCGGTGTCGCTGCACGCCCGCACGGCCGCCCAGCGCTACTCCGGCAAGGCCGACTGGAGCGCGGTGGCGCGGCTGAAGGAGGCCGTCCAGACCATCCCCGTACTGGGCAACGGCGACATCTTCACGGCCGACGACGCGCTGCGCATGGTCGCCGAGACCGGGTGCGACGGCGTGGTCGTCGGGCGCGGCTGCCTGGGCCGGCCGTGGCTGTTCGGCGAGCTGGAGGCCGCGTTCGCCGGCCGCCCGGTGCCCGAGGGGCCGAACCTGGGCGAGGTGGCGCGCGTCCTGCGCCGGCACGCGGAGCTGCTGGTCCAGCACGACGGCCCGGCCAAGGCGATGCGCGACCTGCGCAAGCACATGGCCTGGTACTTCATGGGCTTCCCGGTCGGCTCCGAGCTGCGACGCCGGTTCGCGCTGGTGTCGACGATGGAGGAGCTGGACGAGCTGATCGCCCAGCTGGACCACACGGCCCCCTTCCCGGCGGACGCGCTGGGCCCGCGCGGGCGGCAGGGCTCGCCCGGGAAGGTCACGCTGCCGCACGGATGGCTCGACAACCCGGACGACGACCTGGTGCCCGAGGCCGAGGACATGCACTCGGGCGGTTAG
- the dcd gene encoding dCTP deaminase, protein MLLSDRDLRKELEAGRLGIDPFDPAMLQPSSIDVRLDRFFRVFNNSQYTHIDPKLQQDELTSLVEKDGEDAFVLHPGEFVLASTFELVTLPDDLAGRLEGKSSLGRLGLLTHSTAGFIDPGFTGHITLELSNVANLPITLWPGMKIGQLCLFRLTSPAENPYGSPAVGSRYQGQRGPTPSRAYLNFHRVDTTQR, encoded by the coding sequence GTGCTGCTCAGTGACCGTGACCTTCGCAAAGAGCTCGAAGCCGGCCGGCTCGGCATCGACCCGTTCGACCCGGCGATGCTCCAGCCGTCGAGCATCGACGTGCGGTTGGACCGGTTCTTCCGGGTGTTCAACAACAGCCAGTACACCCACATCGACCCCAAGCTGCAGCAGGACGAGCTGACGTCGCTGGTGGAGAAGGACGGCGAGGACGCGTTCGTCCTGCACCCCGGCGAGTTCGTGCTCGCCTCGACGTTCGAGCTGGTCACGCTGCCCGACGACCTCGCCGGGCGGCTCGAGGGGAAGTCGTCGCTGGGCCGGCTGGGGCTGCTCACGCACTCCACCGCCGGGTTCATCGACCCCGGGTTCACCGGGCACATCACGCTGGAGCTGTCGAACGTCGCGAACCTGCCGATCACGCTGTGGCCGGGCATGAAGATCGGGCAGCTGTGCCTGTTCCGGCTCACCAGCCCGGCGGAGAACCCGTACGGCTCGCCCGCCGTCGGATCCCGCTACCAGGGACAACGCGGCCCCACGCCGTCGCGCGCGTACCTGAACTTCCACCGGGTGGACACCACCCAGCGCTAG
- a CDS encoding glycoside hydrolase family 78 protein, protein MTVTAIRFEHHDTALGIGTGTPRLSWQVRTDDPEWTQTGYEVEIDGSHTVRVASAEQVLVPWPFEPLPSRTRATVRIRVGDEWSEPATVETGLLRPEDWSARFISPRTIGGIGQRAPILTRSVELRPGIVSARLYATAHGVYTASINGSPVGDEVLAPGWTSYRHRLRYQTHDVTSLLREGTNDLEFLLGNGWFRGRLGWSGRRALYGDRLALLAQLEVTYADGTTEVVGTDERWSARESRIVSDDLYDGQHTDLTLTESEVDSVEVVEADLGRLVAPEGPPVRVTEVVPAVRVWSSPSGKTLVDFGQNVVGWVRVRVRDAREVTVRHAEVLENGELGVRPLRSAKATDTYVLPGGTETVLEPSLTFHGFRYAEVSGVDDLRAADLEAVVVHSDLRRTGWFTCSDPDLEKFHDNVVWGMRGNFVDVPTDCPQRDERLGWTGDIQVFSPTASFLYDCAGFLRSWLADLAADQRPDGAVPFVIPDVLPGDDPTATAWGDAAVVVPWVLYQRFGDAEVLARQFDSMRGWVDKIASLTTDDVWAGGFQFGDWLDPAAPPDDPFAAKADSDVVATAYLARSAEIVADAAEVLGRDGSKYRTLSERTRAAFAREYVTGSGRVLSDAPTVYAQAIEWALLPTPEQRSAAGRRLADLVRTNGFRIATGFVGTPLITDALTDAGYPGLAYRLLLERGCPSWLYPVTMGATTIWERWDSMLPDGSINPGEMTSFNHYALGAVADWMHRTVAGLAPWAPGYREMTVRPVPNAALTHASARHETPYGEASVAWRRDSGRLTLEVVVPPGVTAKVHVPGDSAVEVRHGRHSWTVPDPCLVQPHVRTVRDLIGSPKWDDAVSLLVSHGLAEDAVDAAHRAGRYLDRPAPDLADFLAMKTLADGSTAKRALEKLLE, encoded by the coding sequence TTGACCGTCACCGCCATCCGATTCGAGCACCACGACACCGCACTGGGCATCGGCACCGGCACGCCCCGGCTGTCCTGGCAGGTGCGCACCGACGATCCGGAGTGGACGCAGACCGGGTACGAGGTCGAAATCGACGGTTCGCACACGGTCCGGGTCGCCTCGGCCGAGCAGGTGCTGGTGCCGTGGCCGTTCGAACCGCTGCCCTCGCGGACCCGCGCGACCGTGCGGATCCGCGTCGGCGACGAGTGGTCGGAACCGGCGACCGTGGAAACCGGGCTGTTGCGGCCCGAGGACTGGTCGGCGAGGTTCATCAGCCCGCGCACGATCGGCGGCATCGGGCAGCGTGCGCCGATCCTGACCAGAAGCGTCGAGCTGCGGCCGGGCATCGTCTCGGCGCGGCTGTACGCGACCGCGCACGGCGTCTACACCGCGTCGATCAACGGATCGCCCGTCGGTGACGAGGTGCTGGCGCCCGGCTGGACCAGCTACCGGCACCGGCTGCGGTACCAGACGCACGACGTCACCTCGCTGCTGCGCGAGGGGACGAACGATCTGGAGTTCCTGCTCGGCAACGGCTGGTTCCGCGGGCGGCTGGGCTGGAGCGGCCGCCGCGCGCTCTACGGCGACCGGCTCGCGCTGCTGGCGCAGCTCGAGGTCACCTACGCCGACGGCACCACCGAGGTCGTCGGCACCGACGAGCGGTGGTCGGCGCGGGAGAGCCGGATCGTCTCCGACGACCTGTACGACGGGCAGCACACGGACCTGACGCTCACCGAGTCCGAAGTGGACTCGGTCGAGGTGGTGGAGGCCGACCTCGGACGGCTCGTCGCGCCGGAGGGCCCGCCGGTGCGGGTGACCGAGGTGGTGCCCGCGGTGCGGGTGTGGTCGTCGCCGTCCGGGAAGACGCTGGTGGACTTCGGGCAGAACGTGGTCGGCTGGGTGCGGGTGCGCGTGCGGGACGCTCGTGAGGTCACCGTGCGGCACGCGGAGGTGCTGGAGAACGGCGAACTGGGCGTGCGGCCGCTGCGGTCGGCGAAGGCGACCGACACCTACGTCCTGCCCGGCGGCACCGAGACCGTGCTCGAACCGAGCCTGACCTTCCACGGCTTCCGCTACGCCGAGGTGTCCGGAGTGGACGATCTGCGCGCGGCGGACCTGGAGGCCGTGGTGGTCCACAGCGACCTGCGGCGCACCGGCTGGTTCACCTGCTCGGACCCGGACCTGGAGAAGTTCCACGACAACGTCGTGTGGGGCATGCGCGGCAACTTCGTGGACGTGCCGACCGACTGCCCGCAGCGGGACGAGCGGCTCGGCTGGACCGGGGACATCCAGGTCTTCTCGCCCACCGCGAGCTTCCTCTACGACTGCGCCGGGTTCCTCCGTTCGTGGCTGGCCGACCTGGCGGCCGACCAGCGTCCGGATGGCGCGGTGCCGTTCGTGATCCCGGACGTCCTGCCCGGCGACGATCCGACCGCGACGGCGTGGGGCGACGCGGCCGTCGTCGTGCCGTGGGTGCTCTACCAGCGGTTCGGCGATGCCGAGGTGCTGGCGCGGCAGTTCGACAGCATGCGCGGCTGGGTCGACAAGATCGCCTCGCTCACCACGGACGACGTGTGGGCCGGCGGGTTCCAGTTCGGCGACTGGCTCGACCCGGCCGCGCCGCCGGACGACCCGTTCGCCGCGAAGGCCGACTCCGACGTGGTCGCGACGGCGTACCTCGCGCGGTCCGCGGAGATCGTCGCCGACGCGGCGGAGGTGCTGGGGCGGGACGGTTCGAAATACCGGACGCTGTCCGAGCGAACCCGGGCAGCGTTCGCGCGCGAGTACGTCACCGGCTCGGGCCGGGTGCTCTCGGACGCGCCGACCGTCTACGCGCAGGCGATCGAATGGGCGCTGCTGCCGACGCCGGAACAGCGGAGCGCGGCCGGGCGGCGGCTCGCGGACCTGGTGCGCACCAACGGTTTCCGCATCGCGACCGGGTTCGTCGGGACACCGCTGATCACCGACGCGCTGACCGACGCCGGGTATCCCGGGCTGGCGTACCGGCTGCTGCTGGAACGGGGGTGCCCGTCGTGGCTGTACCCGGTGACGATGGGCGCGACGACGATCTGGGAGCGCTGGGACAGCATGCTGCCGGACGGGTCGATCAACCCCGGCGAGATGACGTCGTTCAACCACTACGCGCTGGGCGCGGTGGCCGACTGGATGCACCGCACGGTCGCCGGCCTGGCCCCGTGGGCTCCGGGGTACCGCGAGATGACCGTTCGCCCGGTCCCGAACGCGGCGCTCACCCACGCCTCGGCCCGGCACGAAACGCCCTACGGCGAAGCGTCCGTGGCCTGGCGACGGGACAGCGGGCGATTGACGCTGGAGGTCGTCGTCCCGCCCGGGGTGACGGCGAAGGTGCACGTGCCGGGCGATTCGGCGGTCGAGGTGCGGCACGGCCGGCACAGCTGGACGGTGCCGGATCCGTGCCTGGTGCAGCCGCACGTACGGACCGTTCGTGACCTGATCGGTTCCCCGAAGTGGGACGACGCGGTGTCGCTGCTGGTCTCCCACGGGCTCGCCGAGGACGCGGTGGACGCGGCGCACCGGGCGGGGCGCTACCTCGACCGGCCGGCGCCCGACCTGGCCGATTTCCTGGCGATGAAGACGCTCGCCGACGGGTCCACGGCGAAGCGGGCGCTGGAAAAGCTCCTAGAGTGA
- a CDS encoding potassium channel family protein: MPIDHGVYQNPGDDPGEMIGITGSPRATITPRTGGTAMWEKRMEWPLTGVAVLFLAAYAWPILQPSLGSTGRAWCETVTWIAWALFALDYVVRLVQSPDRVRFLTRNVLDLLVIVLPLLRPLRLLRLVAMLNVLNRNAALALRGRVVVYVVGSTVLIVFCAALAVLEAERPFSDAGIRTFPDALWWAITTITTVGYGDRYPVSGTGRMIAVGLMVAGIALLGVVTATFASWLVKRVEEVEASSQTVTCAQIAELSREIAELRAALAANDRKDP; the protein is encoded by the coding sequence TTGCCCATCGATCACGGTGTCTACCAGAACCCGGGTGACGATCCGGGCGAAATGATCGGGATCACCGGCTCGCCGCGTGCGACGATCACGCCGAGGACGGGAGGAACGGCGATGTGGGAAAAGCGCATGGAGTGGCCGCTGACCGGAGTCGCGGTCCTGTTCCTGGCCGCCTACGCCTGGCCGATCCTGCAGCCGTCGCTGGGGAGTACCGGCCGGGCGTGGTGCGAGACCGTCACGTGGATCGCGTGGGCGCTGTTCGCCCTCGACTACGTCGTGCGGTTGGTCCAGTCGCCCGACCGCGTGCGGTTCCTGACGCGCAACGTTCTCGACCTGCTGGTCATCGTCCTGCCGCTGCTGCGGCCCCTGCGGCTGCTGCGCCTGGTGGCGATGCTGAACGTCCTCAACCGCAACGCGGCGCTCGCCCTGCGCGGCCGGGTCGTCGTCTACGTCGTCGGCTCCACGGTGCTGATCGTCTTCTGCGCGGCCCTCGCGGTGCTCGAGGCGGAGCGGCCGTTCTCCGACGCCGGCATCCGGACCTTCCCGGACGCGCTGTGGTGGGCGATCACCACGATCACGACCGTCGGCTACGGCGACCGCTACCCGGTGTCCGGCACCGGCCGGATGATCGCCGTCGGGCTGATGGTCGCGGGGATCGCGCTGCTGGGCGTGGTGACGGCCACGTTCGCGTCGTGGCTGGTCAAGCGCGTCGAGGAGGTCGAGGCGTCCTCGCAGACCGTGACCTGCGCGCAGATCGCCGAGCTGAGCCGCGAGATCGCCGAACTGCGCGCCGCGCTGGCCGCGAACGACCGGAAGGACCCCTGA
- a CDS encoding LacI family DNA-binding transcriptional regulator: MVGIKDVARRAGVSIGTVSNVVNRPHIVSAATRSRVLSVIEELGYVRDESARQLRAGRSRIMALLVLDLANPFFVDLARGAEQAAHDEGLNVITCNSGQRVDREESYLSLLAEQRVRGLLLSPVDTSGAALETFRRSGIPYVFVDRKVPADEASSVSVDDLAGGELAGRHLLETGHRHIAFVNGPRILTQCRDREQGLRTALEGSAAELTVIETAELDVVSGRDAGARLLGRSPRPTAVFCANDLLALGVLQAMVGAGVRVPDEMAIVGYDDIEFAGAAAVPLTSVRQPARRLGQTAAELLIAETADPENRPAHRSVVFKPELVVRASTQRR, from the coding sequence ATGGTTGGCATCAAGGATGTGGCCCGGCGAGCCGGGGTCTCCATCGGCACAGTGTCCAATGTGGTCAACCGGCCGCACATCGTCTCGGCCGCCACGCGGTCACGCGTGCTGTCGGTCATCGAGGAACTCGGCTACGTCCGCGACGAGTCCGCGCGCCAGCTCCGGGCCGGCCGCAGCCGCATCATGGCGTTGCTCGTCCTCGACCTGGCCAACCCGTTCTTCGTCGACCTGGCCCGCGGCGCCGAACAGGCCGCGCACGACGAGGGCCTGAACGTCATTACCTGCAACAGCGGCCAGCGCGTCGACCGCGAGGAGTCCTACTTGTCCCTGCTGGCCGAGCAGCGCGTGCGGGGACTGCTGCTGAGCCCGGTCGACACCTCCGGCGCGGCGCTGGAAACGTTCCGCCGCAGCGGGATCCCGTACGTGTTCGTGGACCGCAAGGTCCCGGCCGACGAGGCGAGCTCGGTGTCGGTGGACGACCTCGCAGGCGGGGAGCTGGCCGGGCGGCACCTGCTGGAGACCGGGCACCGGCACATCGCGTTCGTCAACGGGCCGCGGATCCTGACGCAGTGCCGGGACCGGGAGCAGGGGTTGCGGACCGCGCTGGAGGGGTCCGCGGCCGAGCTGACGGTGATCGAGACGGCGGAGCTGGACGTGGTGTCCGGGCGGGACGCCGGTGCGCGGCTGCTGGGGCGGAGCCCGCGCCCGACGGCGGTGTTCTGCGCCAACGACCTGCTCGCGCTGGGGGTGCTGCAGGCGATGGTCGGCGCGGGGGTGCGGGTGCCGGACGAGATGGCGATCGTGGGCTACGACGACATCGAGTTCGCCGGTGCCGCCGCCGTGCCGCTGACCTCGGTGCGGCAGCCCGCGCGGCGCCTGGGCCAGACGGCGGCCGAGTTGCTGATCGCGGAGACCGCGGATCCGGAGAACCGGCCGGCGCACCGGTCGGTGGTGTTCAAGCCCGAACTCGTGGTGCGGGCCTCGACGCAGCGGCGGTGA
- a CDS encoding nucleotidyltransferase domain-containing protein produces the protein MFTPESRDRVLADLVAAARADSRISGAALTGSASVGRTDRWSDIDLALAVVTDRDEVRAEWTDRMYRSYGAVHHLDLDVFRVFLLADTLQVDIAFWPESEFGARGPKFRALFGESNELPQTPPPDAENLIGWAWLYALHARSSLARGRVWQAEYMISGMRDQVLALACLRHDVPAVQGRGMDDLPAHVVAPFSEALVRTTDPTELRRACGVVATLLLTEARFVDAALAARLSGPLRAITS, from the coding sequence GTGTTCACCCCGGAAAGCCGTGACCGCGTGCTCGCCGACCTGGTCGCCGCGGCCCGCGCCGACTCGCGCATCAGCGGCGCGGCGCTGACCGGGTCGGCATCGGTCGGACGAACGGACCGTTGGTCGGACATCGACCTGGCGCTCGCCGTGGTCACCGACCGGGACGAGGTCCGGGCCGAGTGGACCGACCGGATGTACCGGTCGTACGGGGCCGTTCACCACCTGGACCTGGACGTGTTCCGGGTGTTCCTGCTGGCGGACACGCTGCAGGTCGACATCGCGTTCTGGCCGGAGTCCGAGTTCGGCGCCCGTGGTCCGAAATTTCGGGCTCTGTTCGGCGAGTCGAACGAGCTGCCGCAGACGCCGCCGCCCGACGCGGAGAACCTGATCGGCTGGGCGTGGCTCTACGCGCTGCACGCCCGATCGAGTCTCGCCCGCGGCCGGGTGTGGCAGGCGGAGTACATGATCAGCGGCATGCGCGACCAGGTGCTGGCGCTGGCATGCCTGCGGCACGACGTCCCCGCCGTGCAAGGCCGGGGAATGGACGACCTGCCCGCGCACGTCGTGGCGCCGTTCTCGGAAGCCCTGGTCAGGACCACGGACCCCACCGAACTGCGACGCGCGTGCGGCGTGGTGGCCACGCTGCTACTCACGGAGGCCCGATTCGTGGACGCTGCTCTCGCGGCCCGCCTGTCCGGGCCGCTCCGCGCCATCACTTCTTGA